The DNA sequence TGCAGGGCCGAGCCAACGGCCCAAAGGGGTCAACAGACCCAGCAGAGGGGTCATTAAAGGAGACACAACCACCTACACTGACCTCAGAGCAGCTGATCAAGCGAATAATGGAAGCAGAGCCACCAGAGATCTACCTCATGAAGGACATGAAGAGGCCGCTGACTGAAGCCAACGTCATGATGTCGCTCACTGACCTGGCTCATAAGGAGCTGGTCAGATGGGCCAAGAAGATTCCAGGTGTGCATAGTTTTATCATCACCTCAGAATTACTGTATTGTTACTGAATGTGAAGATGGATATGGGTCAAGAGCTAGAGCTAGGGGGACATTAGCTGAAGGATCTTGGAGCCAAACTAGTGGAATTTCCATCCTTTgattctttatgctaagctaaacatCTGTTAGGCATAACTTCATGTTTCAAACACAGACATGAGAGCAGTAGCAAGTTTCTCATCTGAATCCCTgttaaaaaaagtgtttcttaaaatgtcatattcCTCTGATTACACTGAAGCCACATATACATTTTTACTGGTCTcacattaaaactgtaaaaacaaaactacaccaCAGACTTGCACAGGTTTTGAACACGTTCAATTGAGCTGCACAACATATTGTTTTAGCATCGACATTGCAATTAAGGCAACTTCACTCAAACACGTCCAGCCACGATTTTTTCGTGTTTGATATAAAAGTGTAACTCAGAGGCTTCTCATTTTCATGACTAATCTACAACAGAAGTCTGCCTGACAGAACATAATTtgttgtgatttaagggttgtTGGATACAGCAGTTGTTGGACAGTTTGTTGACATCCAAGCTCCACATTTGCACAGTAAAAagagcaatatatatatatacatacacatatatgtatatatatatatatatatatatatatatatatatatacatgaacaaaatatcacagtgtcatttttttccccccaatatTGCGCAGCCCTAATATCCATAATTTTTCAGGAATAGTTTACCCTGTCCCTTATTatgttctcctgctgcagcctcaTTGCTCTTCTAGCCTTTTTAATTAGATTGTTCATTACTGTTAGTGAACCTTCTGTGATGTGCTTGGTCTGAACAGTTATGCACTGTCAAATTATGTCCTCTCGTCAGGGTTTGTTGAGCTCAGTATCTGTAACCAGATACACTTGTTGGATTGCTGCTGGCTGGAGGTGCTAATGATTGGACTGATGTGGAGGTCAGTGGACCATCCAGGGAAactcatcttctctcctgacCTCAGCCTGACCAGGTACTACCACAGAAACCTCCGACCACCACATCACAAACATGATCAGAGGATTATGCTTTATAATATGGAGGGATTCGACTCAAGTTTTCGTACTTACACCAATAAGTATTCAGGAAGATACACATGAAGAAACAgttaaaagagcaaaaacaacatgtcaagctgttttgacatttacAGACAAATTACAGATATTAACAACATCATTCTGACTAATCATAATTAAACTCTAgtcagagtgttttttttagatgtctGTAACTTCATTCTGCTTGTCTGAATTGTTGTGCATGATGCTGCTCATATGATGCTTCTCATTGGATATTGAGAAGCCTCATATGAGCTTTTGAAAAGCGTTAGACAAGTGCTCAAAAGTGTGGAGTTTGTGAAGGACAAGAGTTTAGTTCATTAGACACTTGTGGTTGAAATTAACAAGAAGGCTGCTCAGACATACAACAGTTTGTCATGTGTGGTTGTGGTTGCATTGCCATAGTAACTTTGAAAAGCATACCGCCTCCCACTTGCTTTAGCTTCTGTTGTAACTATTGCAACATCATTTCACCTTGAAACTCTGATTCAAGACATCTATAATTACATTCTGACAAGGCAGAATTCCAGGTTGAAATATCTACAACATCCTTCAGACTAGTTTAAACTTAATTTGAAATTTCTGAAACGGACAACGTAAATATGTTGCATTGAGTGGTCAGTGTATGTGATACAGTCAAAGTCTGTACTCAACATGTCTGTactcatgtttgtgtctttccGTGGCAGAGAAGAGGGAAGCTGTGTCCAGGGATTTGTGGAGATGTTTGATACGCTGATTGCTGTCACCTCCAGGGTGAGAGAGCTCAAGCTGCAGAGGGAGGAGTTTGTCTGTGTCAAGGCTATTATCCTCTTTAATTCCTGTGAGTgaacatgtgtgtctgtgtgggcaGACACACAGTGGTACTGTGAATCTACTAAgcaaataatattaatattactaTTCTTCTTGTTATTATCATTactattatcatcatcatcatttttattaGCACAGGTTGGCTAGTCTTCAGCTAGACTTGGAGGTGAGATTTCACAATATATCAGATTCTTTTTGGATGTTTGCCTCAAGacactttaaaatgtcacagtaaGAGAAACACGTGTGAGACCAAATTAATGGTGACCTTGTCCAGTTGTGTTTGGTTCACAATATTTTTATCAGGTGCTAaacctatttattttttttaaaagagtcaCTGTCAACAGTTGTTAACTTCTTTGAAGCAGAAAGAATCTAGTACTGCTTTTCTCTGTATTATTTAACATTCAACATGAATCCTTTAAGAAACAGCTACAGTTTTCGGTGGCTGTATTTACATTAGTCACAGCCAAGGTATGACGGAACTTCCGCCATCAGGCTTTAATTCTGTTACTATGTTGGTAATTTGGATGAActtttattttcacaaaaatatATTGCTTGAAATGAAAGGTAATCCTCACGGACATAGTCAGAGGTTACAAATGTGGCAACGTACTGAGGGAGGAAAAACTGCAATTGCACTAGGattgttttgtacatttcagtaaaaaacCCTGCCCTGACATGTTGTTTCCTCTGTGTGTTACTAGACATGTGCCTTAGCTCCTCAGAGGGCAGTGAGGACATTCAGAGTCGTTCTGAACTGCTGCGTCACCTGGACGCAATAATACACGCTCTGGTGTGGGCCATTCCCAAAACCGCCCTCACTTTCCACCAACAGTACACCCGCCTCGCCCACCTGCTCATGCTGCTCTCACATATCCGCCATGCCAGGTAATGGGACACCCTACAACCCTACATCAGGCTAGTACCACATACACACCGGGTGTTCTGATTAATtagcagtaataataatttCATGTAATGTGGTCTTCATGtcctaaaatatattttacagccCCATTATTGTACACAGCAGAGACCtttggaggggcaggtgctcaaagTTAAAAGGGGACACATGGAGCACAAATCTGAAACACACCTTACAGTATAACTGGTTGAATTGTAGCAACCCATATTCCTGAAGACTATAATGTGGAAGCAGTAGTGCAATGGTGAAGTCTCTGGACTACTAATCAGAAGATCAGTAGATCAAACCTTGTTATGGCCACCATCAGGACCTTCAGCAATGCTGATAAACTACTGTTATTTTGAAGTTGAATTTAGATCACCATTAGATACTGGACTGTTGAACTGTGGCTACTTTTCCTGGAGTCGTTGCTTTAAATTTCATACCTTTTCAAGACATACACTGTATAGATACGGATTTGCTCCATGGTGCTGATTCATAATCTGCcctttattatttttagtgctcataataaagtaaaaaaaaaaaaaaaaaaaaaacccaaaatgatacagaaatcataaatttaaatgtatttgtgcttttattcagtttgactaTCCACTTTGCTCACGACAgttctatattttatatttatgcatatATTTAATTTGTCTATATATACAAATGTTATAAACAAGTACTGGTATCTTTAAATGAGAGGTTGGGAAAGTCACAATTCAAATTCTTCTAATTATtaatgttattgtatttatactgcagtaGTCCAAAATTATGTGTAAATGCATGTAAATAGTTTCAGTGAAATAACATAACCTATGCCTCATTGCCTCTAGAAACATagaaaacacactgcagctcactgacagtaaaatattacatctctctgatgcactttgcccatgacaaatgaaacatacagaaacataTAGAAGCCTGGCATACTTTATCCTCTCAGCACGCTGTGTGGTTAACTAGTGAACTATAGCGGCTATATCTGATGAGAGGTGTGTGtagagtcagacacacacacaggatgctcaCTTCACTTCGTTAATCATCTTGTAAAAATACACCGTACACAAACGAATCCTGCTGCAGAACCTCCTCACTGGACCATCAGCTGTTGAAGTCCTCCCTCAGGTCTCTGGTTTCTAGACTAGCAGCCGTAGCTGAGCTACAAGCGTGTCTGAGCATGTCAGGACAGTGAGGGACGTCTACGTAGGTCATGTGACCAACCGAGGGTCGATCtaaattattactatttttatttttgtttaatttatttattattttgggcCTCAAAtacttttacacacacaaaaacttacaaataaaaactaaatttaatataattaaataaaatttaaaaaggaaCTTTGACAAGGGGCACTTTGGGCATCAAGGCAAAAGGGGCAGGTGCTTCAGCCCCGCCCCCCCGCACGTGCCTGGAGCAGATCAATCTACTTTTGGGTCACTGCACTGATTGCTGTGCCAACCAGCCACGAGACACTTTGTTTCAACTCTTTATTTGTCTTTCCAAACATGCAGTAACCAATACATGGACCACCTTCAATGCATGAAAATGAAGAACACGATGCCTTTGAATGGCCTCCTGTTGGAGATGTTGGACGCCCACATCATGCACAGCTCCAGGGTCAGGCCCTCAAATACCTGGACTCCCAGCAGTGCTGGAGCTGGAGGTGCACCCCAGTAGTCACATTAGAATTCAAATGCAACGAAATTTCACTGCTTTGCAAAAAAACTAGTTCAGAGGACTTATGAGGTGCCTAACAGGAACAATCTGCAAAGATTGTGAGCTGGATTTTCTGATAGATCACTGCTGAATCTTTGACACACTGTTTCAGGTGAATTTTCCAAATCTTTAAAGTTAAAGGTGTAGATGATAGCCCAAACCTGCAGGATCTGTTGCCTTGCCTCCATATATAAAAATGCCAGAGTGGAACAAGAGCTGTTTTCAGACAGGTCATCTGATGACCAATGGGATCAGTGTTTGCTTAACCACACATGCAATGCATTACTGCCAGCCTTAAGTTGGTGTGGTTTTCAGTATATGGCATCCATTGCTTTCACTGAACCACAGATGTTATTGATAAGAAGGCCAGAGCAGGACAGTAACCTTCACAGGGAGTAAATAATGACAGCAAAGTGTTTTATTGCCTCACCAGACTCCATATGTTCACCCCTTGCTGGTACAATCACGGAGGTGTAACAAACAGCTGTGTGTAGTGACGCCAAAAAAGAGACGGTAATCAGGGTTCTGCTGTAGACTAAACATTTGAGTTTAGAGAAACTTGAACCTAACCTGCTTGTTGGAACGTTTTCTTCAACAAATCCTGATTTCATGCTCTGcctattttaaaaagcaaaactcTACACGCATTCTTAGTTGTTAGCTAATTGTTAACAGTTAGACTGTAAGCAAAGATTGTCATTATTGATTAAGCAGTTTATTATTTAACCAATTTATCACTGAAGGTGGGCAGTAAAATATGTGCTATCATTTCCCACAGAACGCGGTCACATCTTCAGATGTGCAGTTTTGTCTGATCAGTCCCATTCTATTTTATACAATGTATGTCAAGAAAAAGCATCAAATCATCTGTTTATGTCATGTTTATCAAAATGTATTACAatgggtctctgttgaatagtctcaccccccacaacatttaggcattaCATTACAAGTCtttatgtgcaaaatgaaaccGCAAACTCAAGGTTATTTATGGGAGTAAGCCATGATAAGCTTTCCTTTGATATACCAGCAGCTGCATCACATCTCAACTAACAATGGAATAATTCAAACTGgtagaaagatgaaaaaaacaaggcTGGTTAACTCTCATCGCACTGAACTGAAATACAGCACATAGTTATTTTTTAGGTGGCTGT is a window from the Acanthochromis polyacanthus isolate Apoly-LR-REF ecotype Palm Island chromosome 23, KAUST_Apoly_ChrSc, whole genome shotgun sequence genome containing:
- the LOC110970468 gene encoding estrogen receptor beta-like, with the translated sequence MAAEDHPPLLQLGLRVDSSRVGSHVLSPILSTSSASLSLETKQPICIPSTCTDLSHDFTTIPSYSPANFSYAGPSIPDCPSVHQSLSTSLFGPSHGHVGPPIPLHRSQARPQHSQPIQSPSDGVLTARNNDWSISVSKSVRKRSQVSEEGMASSGGKADLPYCAVCDDYASGYHYGVWSCEGCKAFFKRNIHGHSDYLCPATNQCTIDKSRRKNCQACRLRKCYEVGMTKCGNRKDRGNYRNPQTRQVPHLSLQGRANGPKGSTDPAEGSLKETQPPTLTSEQLIKRIMEAEPPEIYLMKDMKRPLTEANVMMSLTDLAHKELVRWAKKIPGFVELSICNQIHLLDCCWLEVLMIGLMWRSVDHPGKLIFSPDLSLTREEGSCVQGFVEMFDTLIAVTSRVRELKLQREEFVCVKAIILFNSYMCLSSSEGSEDIQSRSELLRHLDAIIHALVWAIPKTALTFHQQYTRLAHLLMLLSHIRHASNQYMDHLQCMKMKNTMPLNGLLLEMLDAHIMHSSRVRPSNTWTPSSAGAGGAPQ